A single genomic interval of Zingiber officinale cultivar Zhangliang chromosome 4A, Zo_v1.1, whole genome shotgun sequence harbors:
- the LOC121970950 gene encoding subtilisin-like protease SBT1.7 produces the protein MGRQRDLLRLILWLVLFCCSAVAGEKGTYIVHMAKSQLPPGFAAHRHWYDASLRSVSDSADAIYYYDTVAHGFAARLSPAEARALSRRHGVLSVTPETRYELHTTRTPEFLGLVDRGANGFLDVDSPIGDDVVVGVLDTGVWPERRSFDDAELGPVPESWKGECEDSEDFPAVNCNRKLVGARSFFWGYKASVGTMEESKETRSPRDRDGHGTHTASTVAGAAVPDASLFGFAAGTARGMSPRARVAVYKVCWLGGCFGSDILAGIDKAVEDGCGVLSLSLGGKMVDYFRDTAAIGAFGAMEKGVFVSCSAGNAGPVPSSLSNVAPWMTTVGAGTLDRDFPAYVMLGNGENYTGVTLYRGPPLPPSPTLPLIYAANASEDISNGNLCLPGTLSPEKVAGKIVVCDRGINPRVQKGYVVHEAGGAGMVLANSPGKGEELVADAHLLPAAGTGEKAGNAIKAYILSDPNPTATVVFGGTKVGVQPSPVVAAFSSRGPNSVTRGVLKPDIIAPGVNILAAWTDAVGPTGIAVDSRRVEFNIVSGTSMSCPHVSGLAAFLKGAHPEWSPAAIRSALMTTAYSAYAGGDALLDAASGRAATPFDLGAGHVEPRRAMDPGLVYDLTAEDYLDFLCALNYSAFRLAILARRSDFACDAARAYAVEELNYPSFAVTFPSSGGEASVSKHRRTLTNVGEPGTYKVTVTASAGAAAEGVKVEVVPEELIFGVPGEKRNYTVSFSSSAQPQGSSGFGRLEWSDGKHVVSSPVAFVWV, from the coding sequence ATGGGGAGACAGAGGGATCTCTTGAGGTTAATCTTATGGCTCGTCCTGTTCTGTTGCAGCGCCGTCGCCGGCGAGAAAGGGACCTACATCGTGCACATGGCCAAGTCCCAGTTACCCCCCGGCTTCGCCGCCCACCGCCACTGGTACGACGCCTCCTTGCGCTCCGTCTCCGACTCCGCCGACGCCATTTACTACTACGACACCGTTGCCCACGGCTTCGCCGCCCGCCTCAGCCCTGCTGAGGCCCGCGCCCTCTCCCGCCGCCACGGCGTGCTCTCCGTCACCCCCGAGACCCGGTACGAGCTCCACACCACGCGGACCCCCGAGTTCCTCGGCCTCGTAGATCGCGGAGCGAACGGGTTCCTCGACGTCGATAGCCCGATCGGCGACGACGTTGTGGTGGGCGTGCTCGACACGGGGGTGTGGCCCGAGAGGCGGAGCTTCGATGATGCCGAGCTCGGGCCGGTCCCGGAGAGCTGGAAGGGCGAGTGCGAGGACAGTGAGGATTTCCCGGCCGTCAACTGCAACCGCAAGCTCGTCGGCGCCCGGTCGTTCTTTTGGGGTTACAAGGCAAGCGTGGGCACAATGGAGGAATCCAAGGAGACCAGGTCCCCGAGAGACCGAGACGGCCACGGCACCCACACCGCCTCCACCGTCGCCGGCGCTGCCGTGCCGGACGCTAGCTTGTTCGGGTTCGCCGCCGGCACCGCCCGTGGAATGTCGCCGCGCGCTCGGGTCGCCGTGTACAAGGTCTGTTGGCTCGGTGGGTGCTTCGGCTCCGACATACTCGCTGGCATAGACAAGGCGGTGGAGGACGGTTGCGGCGTCCTCTCGCTGTCCTTGGGTGGGAAGATGGTGGACTATTTCCGAGACACCGCTGCCATTGGTGCCTTTGGAGCCATGGAGAAGGGCGTCTTCGTCTCGTGCTCCGCCGGGAACGCAGGCCCCGTGCCGTCCAGCCTCTCCAACGTAGCCCCTTGGATGACCACCGTCGGCGCCGGCACTCTCGACCGCGACTTCCCGGCGTATGTCATGCTGGGAAACGGGGAGAATTACACCGGAGTCACTCTATACAGAGGACCTCCCCTGCCGCCGTCGCCGACCCTGCCATTGATCTACGCCGCTAACGCCAGCGAGGATATTAGTAACGGAAACCTCTGTTTGCCGGGGACACTTTCGCCGGAGAAAGTAGCTGGGAAAATCGTAGTTTGCGACCGAGGGATCAACCCCAGGGTCCAAAAGGGATACGTGGTTCACGAGGCTGGCGGAGCCGGCATGGTCCTCGCCAACTCGCCGGGCAAGGGGGAAGAACTCGTCGCCGACGCGCACCTCCTTCCCGCCGCAGGAACAGGAGAAAAGGCCGGAAACGCCATTAAGGCCTACATTTTATCGGACCCGAACCCGACGGCGACCGTAGTTTTCGGCGGGACCAAGGTCGGGGTCCAGCCATCGCCGGTGGTGGCCGCTTTCTCCTCCCGCGGACCGAATTCGGTCACGAGAGGCGTCCTCAAGCCCGACATCATCGCGCCAGGGGTTAACATCCTCGCTGCGTGGACGGACGCGGTTGGTCCGACAGGGATCGCGGTGGACTCCCGGCGAGTGGAGTTCAACATCGTCTCCGGGACGTCGATGTCGTGCCCGCACGTGAGCGGACTGGCTGCGTTCCTCAAGGGAGCGCACCCGGAGTGGAGCCCCGCCGCCATCAGGTCCGCCCTCATGACCACCGCCTACTCCGCCTACGCCGGAGGCGACGCCCTCCTCGACGCGGCCTCGGGCCGCGCCGCCACACCGTTCGACCTTGGAGCTGGCCACGTGGAACCCCGACGGGCGATGGACCCAGGGCTCGTCTACGACCTCACCGCCGAAGACTACCTCGACTTCCTCTGCGCCTTGAACTACTCGGCCTTCCGGCTGGCGATCCTCGCCAGGAGAAGCGACTTCGCATGCGACGCCGCGCGGGCCTACGCGGTGGAGGAGCTCAACTACCCGTCCTTCGCGGTCACGTTCCCGTCCAGCGGCGGGGAAGCTTCGGTATCGAAACACAGGAGGACGCTGACGAACGTCGGCGAACCGGGCACGTACAAGGTCACGGTGACGGCGTCGGCTGGGGCGGCGGCGGAGGGAGTGAAGGTGGAGGTGGTTCCGGAGGAGCTTATCTTCGGTGTTCCGGGGGAGAAGAGAAACTACACGGTGAGCTTCTCGTCATCGGCGCAGCCTCAGGGATCGTCGGGGTTCGGACGGCTCGAGTGGTCGGACGGAAAGCACGTCGTATCGAGTCCGGTCGCCTTCGTGTGGGTTTGA
- the LOC121970951 gene encoding ERAD-associated E3 ubiquitin-protein ligase component HRD3A-like has protein sequence MRRAAISCVAVLLLCHALLASSLRPRQFVYVFANEHLSESSSASSAAGEGSEGTEGSDEWDEFGDSESLPDVDYDQGSWLPFLESPSLLDDPSSDAREVQYASGVRHLISAASSGDSSDMEAAAAEIEASASRGYPHAQSALGFLYGTGLMRAHSRSKSLLYHHFAAEGGNLQSKMVLAYNYLRQEVHEKALELYSELAEAAITSFLILEESPVIEHIRIHSGTEENQEDLRKSRGEADENFQITEYQALKGDSAAMYQIGLLYYYGLRGVKRDLTRALDWFSKAVEKQNPKAMELLGEMYARGAGVERNYTKAFRWLSLASKHKYYSAYNGLGYLYVKGYGVEKKNYTKAREYFEKAAENKVPGGFYNLGVLYLKGIGVKRNITKACKLLLIAAETGQPKAIYRVARLSHKGIGFKKDLHMATLLYKAVAERGPWGSLLRWALESYLKGDVGKSLLLYSRMAELGYEVAQSNAAWILDKFREQSICMGESGFCSDAERHTRAHSLWWQASEQGNEHAALLVGDAYYYGRGTNRDFERAAEAYMHARSQSNAQAMFNLGYMHEHGQGLPLDLHLAKRYYDQALERDAAAAMPVKLALMSLWIRMNYADSFMVKVIDSLPELYPKLELWVEEVLMDEGNATILTLFACLLAVLYLRERQRRQAVPVAPHQPDIFLN, from the exons ATGCGACGCGCTGCAATTAGCTGCGTCGCCGTCCTCCTCCTTTGTCACGCTCTCCTCGCTTCATCTCTCCGCCCTCGCCAGTTCGTTTACGTCTTCGCCAACGAACACTTATCCGAATCGTCTTCCGCCTCGTCGGCCGCCGGCGAAGGATCAGAGGGAACCGAGGGATCCGACGAGTGGGATGAGTTCGGCGACTCGGAGTCGCTCCCGGACGTCGATTACGACCAAGGATCGTGGCTCCCTTTCCTCGAGTCGCCGTCTCTTCTGGATGACCCCTCGTCTGATGCCCGTGAAGTCCAATATGCATCCGGAGTCCGTCACTTGATCTCCGCCGCTTCCTCTGGTGACTCTTCCGACATGGAGGCTGCCGCCGCCGAAATCGAAGCCTCTGCCTCCCGAGGCTACCCGCACGCGCAATCCGCCCTCGGTTTTCTATATGGCACCGGTCTCATGCGTGCCCACAGCCGCTCCAAGTCCTTGCTCTACCACCATTTTGCCGCCGAGGGCGGCAATCTGCAGTCCAAGATGGTTCTCGCCTACAACTATTTACGGCAAGAG GTGCATGAGAAAGCGCTGGAGCTTTATTCCGAACTTGCAGAGGCAGCGATCACGAGCTTCCTGATATTGGAGGAGTCGCCTGTGATAGAACACATCCGGATCCACAGCGGTACCGAGGAGAACCAGGAGGATTTAAGGAAATCAAGAGGGGAAGCGGATGAGAATTTCCAAATCACGGAGTATCAAGCATTGAAGGGTGATTCTGCTGCCATGTACCAGATTGGCTTGTTGTATTACTATGGGTTGAGGGGAGTGAAGAGAGACCTCACTAGGGCTTTGGATTGGTTTTCAAAGGCCGTGGAGAAGCAAAATCCAAAAGCAATGGAATTGCTTGGAGAGATGTATGCCAGAGGAGCTGGAGTGGAGAGGAATTATACTAAGGCCTTCAGATGGCTCTCTCTTGCATCCAAACATAAGTATTACTCAGCATATAATGGCTTGGGATACCTCTACGTTAAAGGTTACGGTGTAGAGAAAAAGAACTACACTAAG GCAagagaatattttgaaaaagctGCTGAAAATAAGGTGCCTGGTGGATTCTATAACCTAGGTGTGCTGTATCTCAAGGGAATTGGTGTGAAGAGGAATATAACAAAAGCATGCAAATTACTTCTTATTGCAGCTGAAACTGGTCAACCAAAGGCCATCTACCGAGTTGCAAGGTTATCTCATAAAGGCATAGGCTTTAAGAAGGATCTCCATATG GCCACACTTCTCTACAAGGCAGTGGCAGAAAGGGGACCTTGGGGCTCCCTGTTAAGATGGGCTCTCGAGTCATATCTTAAAGGTGATGTAGGGAAATCACTTTTGTTGTATTCAAGAATGGCAGAGCTAGGATATGAAGTGGCTCAAAGCAATGCAGCTTGGATCCTCGACAAATTCAGGGAACAAAGTATTTGCATGGGTGAATCTGGCTTTTGTTCAGATGCAGAAAGGCATACCCGTGCACACTCATTGTGGTGGCAGGCATCAGAGCAGGGGAACGAACATGCAGCTTTGTTGGTTGGCGACGCATACTACTATGGCCGG GGGACAAATAGAGACTTTGAACGTGCTGCTGAGGCATACATGCATGCTCGGTCACAATCCAATGCGCAAGCCATGTTCAATCTGGGATACATGCATGAGCATGGTCAGGGACTTCCTCTTGATCTTCATCTAGCTAAAAGGTACTACGATCAGGCCCTTGAGCGTGATGCAGCTGCTGCGATGCCTGTTAAACTAGCACTTATGAGCTTATGGATAAGGATGAACTATGCTGACAGTTTCATG GTTAAGGTGATTGATTCACTCCCAGAATTGTACCCAAAATTAGAGTTATGGGTGGAGGAGGTGCTCATGGATGAAGGAAATGCAACAATATTAACTCTTTTTGCTTGTCTCCTGGCTGTACTTTATCTCCGAGAACGCCAGAGGCGGCAAGCCGTGCCTGTGGCACCACATCAACCGGATATTTTTCTCAACTAG
- the LOC121970952 gene encoding uncharacterized protein LOC121970952 isoform X1 has translation MGTGKDSSEATDDLDDMPLAERRSLIRLRKAASPLSRVPEPPKCSIDEPGARVSSETSKEWPGLPRGVKFKPSDTDLLWHLLAKVGKATADPHPFIHEFITCLDDFDKFGHTHPQNLPGIKDGTTTYFFHKSFKTHDTEAEQHDDCGDVCWKKNGSIKPLIIDNKHRGYKSIMALHARMNRSENLSWIMHQFQLGSDNDDIGEFVVSKIFSRRSSQTNEISEEKTMNIAIAIPSNAELAICSTSRKTEVHQADQHLDVTATDSTSQEILMDDHYTKESEPLQGPNIKCLDGISATIDELYHFDQLMMHEYSSMLLANTSSGYVDSNCSIGQSKCDMNCASGNLLDAVNDGSIPLNDMMSNRESVSRKGFFDTAKCSASVPIFQNNDSLVAASRDNDGVSARLDYVKMEPTEEDHFEITTTQEQMTSNCAQEVAQSKVTESHASREKLKEEPIDDDLFRNMLHNITSVEHDVGISESVSNPSLSEKANFSEQFFPKNQHFERDNTASVVSVRRKRKKTATSSVKQALEEDAPGLLQILLDRDISIEDIKLYETMEDDEALEVSEEDDDFKELETVINKLFSARASIFKFSVARHMKGSKPYYVNCLISLINQAKYLRFSKNSVQWGWCRDLQSFIFIFYLHNRIVLERPEYGYATYFFELVHDLPIDWQIKRLVTAMKLTSCGRATLIENKPLVIGEDLTEGEARVLEEYGWTSNCGLGSMLNFCDRVVHDARTESNEWWNKIGKMLMAGYESGRIVLDHLPKKAQKYARNKNLPKQEGELIL, from the exons ATGGGTACTGGCAAGGATAGCAGCGAGGCCACCGACGATCTCGACGACATGCCGCTCGCGGAGCGGCGCAGCTTGATTCGCCTCCGGAAGGCGGCTTCGCCTTTGTCTCGTGTTCCTGAGCCTCCAAA GTGTTCGATTGACGAGCCTGGAGCGCGCGTATCTTCTGAAACTTCCAAG GAGTGGCCGGGGTTACCAAGAGGTGTAAAATTTAAACCCTCTGATACTGATCTACTCTGGCACTTGCTTGCAAAAGTAGGCAAGGCTACCGCTGATCCACATCCATTCATACACGAGTTCATTACTTGCCTAGATGATTTTGATAAATTTGGTCATACCCACCCTCAGAATCTTCCTG GTATAAAAGATGGGACCACTACTTATTTCTTTCACAAATCTTTTAAGACTCATGATACCGAAGCTGAACAACATGATGATTGTGGGGACGTGTGTTGGAAGAAGAATGGCAGCATCAAGCCTTTGATCATTGATAACAAACACCGTGGATATAAGTCAATAATGGCTCTTCATGCACGCATGAACAGATCCGAGAATCTCAGTTGGATAATGCATCAGTTTCAACTTGGCTCTGACAATGATGATATAGGGGAGTTTGTTGTTTCCAAGATATTCTCCCGAAGGAGTAGTCAAACCAATGAAATTTCAGAAGAGAAAACAATGAACATAGCCATAGCTATTCCTAGTAATGCAGAATTAGCAATATGTTCCACGTCACGTAAAACTGAAGTCCATCAAGCTGATCAACATCTTGATGTCACTGCGACAGACTCAACTTCACAG GAAATTTTGATGGATGACCATTACACGAAGGAATCAGAGCCTTTGCAAG GTCCAAATATCAAGTGTTTAGATGGTATCTCTGCTACAATCGACGAGCTTTATCATTTTGATCAGCTTATGATGCATGAATATTCGTCCATGTTATTGGCTAACACAAGTTCTGGATATGTTGATTCCAATTGTTCTATTGGTCAAAGCAAATGTGATATGAATTGCGCTTCAGGAAATCTATTAGATGCTGTTAATGATGGTTCTATTCCACTaaatgacatgat GAGTAACAGGGAAtcagtttctagaaaaggttTTTTTGACACTGCAAAG TGTTCAGCATCAGTGCCTATCTTTCAAAACAATGATTCACTTGTAGCTGCCTCTAGAGATAACGATG GTGTATCTGCCCGGTTGGATTATGTGAAAATGGAACCTACAGAGGAAGACCATTTTGAGATTACCACAACTCAGGAACAAATGACATCCAACTGCGCACAAGAGGTAGCACAGTCTAAAGTCACAG AGTCTCATGCCTCAAGAGAAAAACTCAAGGAAGAACCTATTGATGATGATCTCTTCAGGAACATGCTACACAATATAACATCTGTAGAACATGATGTAGGGATCTCTGAATCTGTTTCTAACCCAAGTCTTTCTGAAAAGGCAAATTTTTCCGAACAGTTTTTCCCCAAGAATCAACATTTTGAACGAGACAACACTGCAAGTGTTGTATCTGTTCGTAGGAAAAGAAAGAAGACTGCAAC GAGTTCAGTAAAGCAAGCACTTGAAGAAGATGCACCTGGACTTCTGCAG ATTTTGCTGGACAGAGATATATCAATTGAGGATATCAAGCTTTATGAGACTATGGAAGATGATGAGGCTCTAGAGGTCTCTGAAGAAGATGATGATTTCAAAGAGCTTGAAACTGTGATCAATAAG TTATTTTCTGCACGAGCTTCCATTTTCAAGTTTTCAGTAGCACGCCACATGAAGGGATCAAAGCCTTATTATGTAAATTGTTTAATTTCCCTGATTAACCAG GCAAAATATCTGCGGTTTAGTAAAAATTCAGTCCAATGGGGGTGGTGCAGGGATCTTCAATcattcattttcatattttatttgCATAACAG AATAGTGTTGGAACGTCCGGAATATGGCTATGCCACCTATTTCTTTGAGCTTGTGCATGATTTACCAATTGACTGGCAGATCAAGAGGTTGGTGACTGCAATGAAGCTCACTAGCTGTGGCCGGGCCACTCTTATCGAGAACAAACCTTTAGTG ATTGGCGAAGATTTGACAGAGGGAGAAGCGCGTGTTTTGGAAGAGTATGGCTGGACTTCCAACTGTGGGCTGGGGTCAATGCTGAACTTTTGCGATAGGGTTGTGCATGACGCCAGAACTGAAAGCAACGAATGGTGGAACAAAATTGGTAAAATGCTGATGGCCGGCTATGAATCAGGGCGTATTGTCCTAGACCATCTCCCGAAGAAGGCCCAAAAGTACGCCAGGAACAAGAATTTGCCAAAACAAGAGGGAGAACTGAttttgtaa
- the LOC121970952 gene encoding uncharacterized protein LOC121970952 isoform X2 produces MGTGKDSSEATDDLDDMPLAERRSLIRLRKAASPLSRVPEPPKCSIDEPGARVSSETSKEWPGLPRGVKFKPSDTDLLWHLLAKVGKATADPHPFIHEFITCLDDFDKFGHTHPQNLPGIKDGTTTYFFHKSFKTHDTEAEQHDDCGDVCWKKNGSIKPLIIDNKHRGYKSIMALHARMNRSENLSWIMHQFQLGSDNDDIGEFVVSKIFSRRSSQTNEISEEKTMNIAIAIPSNAELAICSTSRKTEVHQADQHLDVTATDSTSQEILMDDHYTKESEPLQGPNIKCLDGISATIDELYHFDQLMMHEYSSMLLANTSSGYVDSNCSIGQSKCDMNCASGNLLDAVNDGSIPLNDMMSNRESVSRKGFFDTAKCSASVPIFQNNDSLVAASRDNDGVSARLDYVKMEPTEEDHFEITTTQEQMTSNCAQENHLHLPESHASREKLKEEPIDDDLFRNMLHNITSVEHDVGISESVSNPSLSEKANFSEQFFPKNQHFERDNTASVVSVRRKRKKTATSSVKQALEEDAPGLLQILLDRDISIEDIKLYETMEDDEALEVSEEDDDFKELETVINKLFSARASIFKFSVARHMKGSKPYYVNCLISLINQAKYLRFSKNSVQWGWCRDLQSFIFIFYLHNRIVLERPEYGYATYFFELVHDLPIDWQIKRLVTAMKLTSCGRATLIENKPLVIGEDLTEGEARVLEEYGWTSNCGLGSMLNFCDRVVHDARTESNEWWNKIGKMLMAGYESGRIVLDHLPKKAQKYARNKNLPKQEGELIL; encoded by the exons ATGGGTACTGGCAAGGATAGCAGCGAGGCCACCGACGATCTCGACGACATGCCGCTCGCGGAGCGGCGCAGCTTGATTCGCCTCCGGAAGGCGGCTTCGCCTTTGTCTCGTGTTCCTGAGCCTCCAAA GTGTTCGATTGACGAGCCTGGAGCGCGCGTATCTTCTGAAACTTCCAAG GAGTGGCCGGGGTTACCAAGAGGTGTAAAATTTAAACCCTCTGATACTGATCTACTCTGGCACTTGCTTGCAAAAGTAGGCAAGGCTACCGCTGATCCACATCCATTCATACACGAGTTCATTACTTGCCTAGATGATTTTGATAAATTTGGTCATACCCACCCTCAGAATCTTCCTG GTATAAAAGATGGGACCACTACTTATTTCTTTCACAAATCTTTTAAGACTCATGATACCGAAGCTGAACAACATGATGATTGTGGGGACGTGTGTTGGAAGAAGAATGGCAGCATCAAGCCTTTGATCATTGATAACAAACACCGTGGATATAAGTCAATAATGGCTCTTCATGCACGCATGAACAGATCCGAGAATCTCAGTTGGATAATGCATCAGTTTCAACTTGGCTCTGACAATGATGATATAGGGGAGTTTGTTGTTTCCAAGATATTCTCCCGAAGGAGTAGTCAAACCAATGAAATTTCAGAAGAGAAAACAATGAACATAGCCATAGCTATTCCTAGTAATGCAGAATTAGCAATATGTTCCACGTCACGTAAAACTGAAGTCCATCAAGCTGATCAACATCTTGATGTCACTGCGACAGACTCAACTTCACAG GAAATTTTGATGGATGACCATTACACGAAGGAATCAGAGCCTTTGCAAG GTCCAAATATCAAGTGTTTAGATGGTATCTCTGCTACAATCGACGAGCTTTATCATTTTGATCAGCTTATGATGCATGAATATTCGTCCATGTTATTGGCTAACACAAGTTCTGGATATGTTGATTCCAATTGTTCTATTGGTCAAAGCAAATGTGATATGAATTGCGCTTCAGGAAATCTATTAGATGCTGTTAATGATGGTTCTATTCCACTaaatgacatgat GAGTAACAGGGAAtcagtttctagaaaaggttTTTTTGACACTGCAAAG TGTTCAGCATCAGTGCCTATCTTTCAAAACAATGATTCACTTGTAGCTGCCTCTAGAGATAACGATG GTGTATCTGCCCGGTTGGATTATGTGAAAATGGAACCTACAGAGGAAGACCATTTTGAGATTACCACAACTCAGGAACAAATGACATCCAACTGCGCACAAGAG AATCATCTTCATCTTCCAGAGTCTCATGCCTCAAGAGAAAAACTCAAGGAAGAACCTATTGATGATGATCTCTTCAGGAACATGCTACACAATATAACATCTGTAGAACATGATGTAGGGATCTCTGAATCTGTTTCTAACCCAAGTCTTTCTGAAAAGGCAAATTTTTCCGAACAGTTTTTCCCCAAGAATCAACATTTTGAACGAGACAACACTGCAAGTGTTGTATCTGTTCGTAGGAAAAGAAAGAAGACTGCAAC GAGTTCAGTAAAGCAAGCACTTGAAGAAGATGCACCTGGACTTCTGCAG ATTTTGCTGGACAGAGATATATCAATTGAGGATATCAAGCTTTATGAGACTATGGAAGATGATGAGGCTCTAGAGGTCTCTGAAGAAGATGATGATTTCAAAGAGCTTGAAACTGTGATCAATAAG TTATTTTCTGCACGAGCTTCCATTTTCAAGTTTTCAGTAGCACGCCACATGAAGGGATCAAAGCCTTATTATGTAAATTGTTTAATTTCCCTGATTAACCAG GCAAAATATCTGCGGTTTAGTAAAAATTCAGTCCAATGGGGGTGGTGCAGGGATCTTCAATcattcattttcatattttatttgCATAACAG AATAGTGTTGGAACGTCCGGAATATGGCTATGCCACCTATTTCTTTGAGCTTGTGCATGATTTACCAATTGACTGGCAGATCAAGAGGTTGGTGACTGCAATGAAGCTCACTAGCTGTGGCCGGGCCACTCTTATCGAGAACAAACCTTTAGTG ATTGGCGAAGATTTGACAGAGGGAGAAGCGCGTGTTTTGGAAGAGTATGGCTGGACTTCCAACTGTGGGCTGGGGTCAATGCTGAACTTTTGCGATAGGGTTGTGCATGACGCCAGAACTGAAAGCAACGAATGGTGGAACAAAATTGGTAAAATGCTGATGGCCGGCTATGAATCAGGGCGTATTGTCCTAGACCATCTCCCGAAGAAGGCCCAAAAGTACGCCAGGAACAAGAATTTGCCAAAACAAGAGGGAGAACTGAttttgtaa